A single region of the Sorghum bicolor cultivar BTx623 chromosome 9, Sorghum_bicolor_NCBIv3, whole genome shotgun sequence genome encodes:
- the LOC8062710 gene encoding NRR repressor homolog 1, with product MGGGGAGAETTKKPLLRATASDSHDDGAAVPPPEPQQKQQQPAPLPDAGGGSGGADGSAAAVRHQSCGEDDDQDDEQVERFYALLANIRALRGLYSAGTGPAASGRGKGRKRAREAEAPWTPAFRLEDFEFEEEVNQGAAAADARCAVINQGTSGGGVASRRPAAAAAADDGHEEDGVAEVAHGGNKLGRRVAARG from the coding sequence ATGGGTGGTGGCGGAGCTGGAGCAGAGACGACGAAGAAGCCTCTACTACGGGCCACCGCCAGCGACAGCCACGACGACGGCGCGGCGGTGCCTCCGCCGGAGCCGCAGCAGAAACAGCAGCAGCCGGCGCCATTGCCCGATGCTGGTGgtggcagcggcggcgccgATGGCTCTGCGGCCGCGGTTCGTCATCAGAGCTGCGGCGAGGACGACGACCAAGACGACGAGCAGGTGGAGCGGTTCTACGCGCTCCTCGCCAACATCCGGGCCCTGAGGGGCTTGTACAGCGCCGGGACCGGACCAGCAGCGTCCGGCCGGGGCAAGGGCAGGAAGCGGGCGCGGGAGGCGGAGGCGCCGTGGACGCCGGCGTTCAGGTTGGAGGACTTCGAGTTCGAGGAGGAGGTCAACCAGGGCGCGGCCGCGGCCGACGCGCGGTGCGCTGTGATCaaccagggcaccagtggcggcGGCGTTGCTAGTAGGCGgcccgccgcggccgccgcggccgACGACGGCCACGAGGAGGACGGGGTCGCGGAAGTAGCGCACGGAGGGAATAAGCTCGGTCGCCGCGTCGCAGCGCGCGGGTGA